In Alistipes ihumii AP11, a genomic segment contains:
- a CDS encoding TonB family protein → MIDFQQEDRTQQRVIGAAATFAYAALVLLLLLLVRFTLAEPPDTGEGLMINFGNVTEAAPGEDLAMNDEAADAPQQTQAPSEAQPDEQEQMTQQTDEDVPVVKEEKKPEKKPKKEQVQAKPQPKPQQPAEKPREVNRKALFPGRTEGSSSRSEGTGTGTGNQGDLAGTPEGSHEGTGTGTDGNSASLSGRSLVGGLPSPDYRAKDQGRVVIEIVVDQQGRVTSAAYRAKGSTTQNNVLVNAALRAARGARFNVDESAPLSQTGTITYNFRMQ, encoded by the coding sequence ATGATCGACTTTCAGCAAGAGGACCGCACGCAGCAGCGTGTCATCGGCGCGGCGGCGACGTTCGCCTACGCGGCGCTGGTGCTGCTCCTGCTGTTGCTCGTTCGCTTCACGCTGGCCGAGCCGCCCGATACGGGCGAGGGGCTGATGATCAATTTCGGCAACGTGACCGAAGCTGCGCCCGGCGAGGATCTGGCGATGAACGACGAGGCGGCCGACGCTCCGCAGCAGACGCAGGCACCTTCGGAGGCTCAGCCCGACGAGCAGGAGCAGATGACGCAGCAGACCGACGAGGACGTGCCCGTGGTGAAAGAGGAAAAGAAGCCGGAGAAGAAACCGAAAAAGGAACAGGTGCAGGCCAAGCCCCAGCCGAAGCCTCAGCAGCCGGCCGAGAAGCCGCGCGAGGTGAATCGCAAGGCGCTTTTCCCCGGTCGGACCGAGGGCAGCTCTTCGCGCAGCGAAGGCACCGGAACCGGGACGGGCAATCAGGGCGATCTGGCCGGAACGCCGGAAGGCAGTCACGAGGGGACCGGAACGGGAACGGACGGCAATTCGGCCAGTCTTTCGGGCCGTTCGCTGGTCGGCGGTCTGCCGAGTCCCGACTACCGTGCGAAGGATCAGGGACGCGTCGTGATCGAGATCGTCGTCGATCAGCAGGGACGGGTTACCTCGGCCGCCTACCGGGCCAAGGGATCCACGACGCAAAACAACGTACTCGTCAACGCGGCGCTGAGAGCCGCGAGGGGCGCGCGGTTCAATGTGGACGAAAGCGCGCCGTTGTCGCAGACCGGTACGATCACCTATAATTTCCGGATGCAATAA
- a CDS encoding MotA/TolQ/ExbB proton channel family protein, whose protein sequence is MMILLQATEAVAVAAEQAPKTMGLGELFLAGGFLMWPLLILGGVAVFIFFERFWAIRKASAVDMNFMNRIREHICEGRIGAAVQLCRQTNTPIAHMIEKGIGRIGRPLSDVQSSIENVANLEVSKLETGLPILATIAGGAPMIGFLGTVVGMVQAFMNMSQAGGTVDMTVLASGMYVAMVTTVGGLVVGVPAYFGYNYLVARIEKLVFQMEANSIAFMDILNQPIEQ, encoded by the coding sequence ATGATGATCCTGTTGCAAGCAACCGAAGCGGTGGCGGTGGCCGCCGAGCAGGCTCCGAAGACGATGGGGCTGGGCGAACTCTTTCTGGCCGGCGGATTTCTGATGTGGCCTCTGCTGATTCTGGGCGGCGTGGCCGTTTTCATCTTTTTCGAGCGCTTTTGGGCGATCCGCAAGGCTTCGGCCGTCGATATGAATTTCATGAACCGGATTCGGGAGCATATCTGCGAGGGACGGATCGGAGCCGCCGTACAGCTCTGCCGCCAGACCAATACGCCGATCGCCCACATGATCGAGAAAGGAATCGGCCGCATCGGTCGCCCGCTCAGCGACGTGCAGAGCTCGATCGAAAACGTCGCCAACCTCGAGGTGTCGAAGCTCGAGACGGGACTTCCGATTTTGGCGACGATCGCCGGCGGCGCGCCGATGATCGGATTTCTGGGTACGGTGGTCGGTATGGTGCAAGCGTTCATGAATATGTCGCAGGCGGGCGGAACGGTCGACATGACGGTGCTGGCGAGCGGCATGTACGTCGCGATGGTGACGACCGTCGGCGGTCTGGTCGTCGGCGTGCCGGCCTATTTCGGCTACAACTACCTGGTGGCGCGCATCGAGAAGCTCGTGTTCCAGATGGAGGCCAACTCGATCGCTTTCATGGATATTCTGAACCAGCCCATCGAGCAGTAG
- the tsaD gene encoding tRNA (adenosine(37)-N6)-threonylcarbamoyltransferase complex transferase subunit TsaD, whose translation MDITILGIESSCDDTSAAVIRGGRLLSNVIASQEVHRQYGGVIPELASRAHQQNIIPVVDRAIREAGIGMSDLDGIAFTRGPGLLGSLLVGVSFAKGLALSLDVPMMEINHLQGHICSHFIDLPDRDLPHPRFPFLCLLVSGGHSQIVLVKDYLDMEIVGTTIDDAAGEAFDKCAKLMGLPYPGGPVIDRLAKEGDPKRFKFAKPSVDGFNYSFSGLKTSFLYFLRDRMHEDPRFIDDNKANLCASLQATIIDILLAKLTKAAKQYDIRDIAIAGGVSANSGLREAIAEEGRKRGWRTFLPEFRFTTDNAAMIAVTGYFKYQRGEFAPMDISPVARISRM comes from the coding sequence ATGGACATAACGATCTTGGGAATCGAATCCTCTTGCGACGATACGTCGGCCGCCGTGATCCGGGGCGGACGGCTGCTGTCGAACGTCATTGCCAGTCAGGAAGTTCACCGGCAGTACGGAGGCGTAATCCCCGAGTTGGCCTCGCGCGCGCACCAACAGAATATCATTCCGGTCGTCGATCGGGCGATCCGCGAAGCGGGCATCGGCATGTCCGACCTGGACGGCATCGCCTTCACGCGCGGTCCCGGTCTGCTCGGCTCGCTGCTCGTAGGCGTCTCGTTCGCCAAAGGGCTGGCCCTGTCGCTCGACGTGCCGATGATGGAGATCAACCACCTGCAAGGACATATCTGCTCGCACTTCATCGACCTGCCCGACCGCGACCTGCCGCATCCCCGGTTCCCGTTCCTGTGCCTGCTCGTGTCGGGCGGCCACTCCCAGATCGTGCTCGTCAAGGACTACCTCGACATGGAGATCGTCGGCACGACGATCGACGACGCGGCCGGCGAAGCGTTCGACAAGTGCGCCAAGCTCATGGGCCTTCCCTACCCCGGCGGCCCGGTGATCGACCGACTGGCCAAGGAAGGCGACCCGAAGCGGTTCAAGTTCGCCAAACCGTCGGTCGACGGATTCAACTACAGCTTCAGCGGGCTGAAAACGTCGTTCCTCTACTTCCTGCGCGACCGGATGCACGAAGACCCGCGTTTCATCGACGACAACAAAGCAAACCTGTGCGCTTCGCTGCAAGCGACGATCATCGACATTCTGCTCGCCAAGCTCACGAAGGCGGCCAAGCAGTACGATATCCGCGACATAGCGATCGCCGGAGGCGTTTCGGCCAACTCGGGACTGCGCGAAGCGATCGCGGAAGAGGGCCGCAAGCGGGGCTGGCGGACGTTCCTGCCCGAGTTCCGGTTCACGACCGACAATGCGGCAATGATCGCCGTAACCGGCTATTTCAAGTATCAGCGAGGCGAATTCGCTCCGATGGACATCTCGCCCGTCGCCCGCATCAGCCGGATGTAA
- a CDS encoding DUF1573 domain-containing protein yields the protein MRRFLLLISLALAAGTLGGQPSLKFLKKSVDLGPADPKGAPVAESVAFVNAGDEPLVVLKVAKSCECVQAKFSKRPVMPGDTAVLTVTFNPRGQQSGDYLRALKVYANTPEKMHILTVQGSVGTK from the coding sequence ATGAGACGTTTTCTGCTTCTTATTTCGCTCGCGCTCGCTGCCGGAACGCTCGGCGGACAGCCGTCCCTGAAGTTTTTGAAAAAATCGGTCGATTTGGGACCGGCCGATCCGAAAGGCGCGCCGGTCGCAGAGTCGGTCGCTTTCGTCAATGCGGGCGACGAGCCGTTGGTCGTGTTGAAAGTGGCCAAGTCTTGCGAATGCGTGCAGGCGAAATTCTCCAAGAGGCCCGTCATGCCCGGCGACACGGCCGTGCTGACCGTTACGTTCAATCCGCGCGGACAGCAATCGGGCGACTACCTGAGAGCCTTGAAGGTATACGCCAATACGCCGGAAAAAATGCACATTTTGACGGTGCAAGGCTCGGTCGGGACGAAGTAG
- a CDS encoding ExbD/TolR family protein, producing MAIKRGSKVEVGFSASSMTDLIFLLLLFMMLSTTLINPNAVKLTLPKSSNQIKDKAATSVSITADLTYYLETEPIAFDKLEAALQTRLQGQEDPVISLHTDETVPFGEVIKVMNIAMRNKYKIFAATRPE from the coding sequence ATGGCTATCAAAAGGGGGTCGAAAGTAGAGGTCGGATTCAGCGCCTCGTCGATGACGGACCTGATCTTCCTGCTGCTGCTCTTCATGATGCTCTCGACCACGCTGATCAACCCCAATGCGGTGAAGCTGACCTTGCCCAAGAGCTCGAACCAGATCAAGGACAAGGCTGCGACCTCCGTCTCCATTACGGCCGATCTGACCTATTATCTGGAGACCGAGCCGATCGCTTTCGACAAGCTGGAGGCGGCTCTGCAGACGCGTCTGCAAGGGCAGGAAGACCCGGTCATCTCGCTGCATACCGACGAGACGGTCCCGTTCGGAGAGGTCATCAAGGTGATGAACATCGCCATGCGGAACAAGTACAAGATATTTGCGGCCACGAGGCCCGAATAG
- a CDS encoding translocation/assembly module TamB domain-containing protein → MGKVIKIIRSFISAAILALIVLPVALSLLLYLPWIQDFARRAAAGFLSDKLQTVVSVDKLHLKLFSRVTLDGFYVQDYHGDTLLYAGRIVVPLQSLNVFTGAVTLGHVGLEDVRFDLMQDSTRTSNLRQILQRIKRKEKREKKRKFRLHAAGVTIRDMDFRHRKFDVKPREYGVNFTDLDVRRFSLKVRDVSVEGDSVALAIDSLTLRERCGLHIRNLSTPAFGISGTGMRFDDLRLTTDESDVRMAYLYFDYDTWKGYKDFLNDVRIRSEFSRSTVSFRTIAYFAQGLRRWQTVLRDASGSVDGPVSAMKGRIGRATARSTTLSLRFGIDGLPEVAETRFSFDVSSLHTDAADIEYFVQDIAGRSLGKSLPLVERMGRIAFSGHFDGLFSDFRADGRLRTDAGEASVDFDIRPVEGGATGFQGRLGTADFGVGRLLEASKLGRVSLSADVSGQFGQSFRMNARARVPKLEFNDYAYRDIALDGCFENRRFTGKIASDDPNMTFDFDGDLDFNGEQPVYHFDLNLVNADLHELHFNRRDTVSRVRCGLHAQASGTSLDNINGEAEIFDMTYVNQLDTVRTGRIRLLAENGSDRKLIGLYSPFADAELRGKLSYENMFSYFSNTLRSYLPSLSERPRTAEDSVPSVAGASRIDSYYLLDVNVKRANNVAGIFSPGLRLAQGTKLVFLFNPESDVFSLTLDSELIENERFFVSDLKASCRNQGDSISLFVTAADLFAKGMYMPDFSVIGGAKENRINLAARFNNSDNGTYALLGTTSTLGRDPQSGVPQVRVRFNPSSFTTNGRTWRIWARQIVFDSTRIDVDRFSISSGQQRLSVDGVASRSDRDTLRLQLHRFDLKPFSRFAERQGYAFEGVTNGSAELISAYGGGVLRAGIDFDSVRVNGVPLVDSRFESRWDLQSRRALFRLIDRAADSSIVEGFYAPADKRLEADVHLRRIDLSLLDPVLKGVLRETQGMADASLRLTNPGGKLTLDGTIGVGTFRSTVDYTNVPYTMSDAVIDVRRNTMTLRPTELYGPSGGRAGFDMSFSFANPRNLSYEVHVRPDRTLVLNTTPRQNELFYGSVYATGSATIRGNKNGVSMDIVAASAENTRFFLPLGNGGSDISAADFIVFEDPAKRAADDSLRSVSRRRQFLSRRMGRESFRSDMDIKMALDIRPNAEMQLTLDQAGDNVLRGRGNGTLNLHVNPVDKEFTIYGDYDITEGSYRFSLQNFATRNFLIQEGSNIQWTGDPADALVNITAVYKLKASLAPLLSGSGGGQNLRRNVPVECIIRLSDRLTQPTLTFDVSVPNTDPETQSLVRNAMNTQEMMSTQFLWLLATQSFYADNSGTSQNLNIGAMGATVTGIEFLSTQLSNLLSTDRFRLAPKFRPKSEETSDEFGTEFYGELIKDRLIVEGDVSYDTGNGMPMNNRTANSLTGDVTLSLLLDEAGNLKVKAFTRTIDRFDENQGLQESGLGISYRQSFDNFGDLIRNIKDRRQRRRLSRELRQAERKAAADSLKVAADGK, encoded by the coding sequence ATGGGCAAAGTTATAAAAATAATACGATCTTTCATCTCGGCGGCGATTCTTGCGCTGATCGTTCTGCCTGTGGCGTTGTCGCTGCTGCTCTATTTGCCTTGGATACAGGATTTCGCGCGCCGCGCTGCCGCCGGTTTTCTGAGCGACAAGTTGCAGACGGTCGTCTCGGTCGACAAGCTGCATCTGAAGCTGTTCAGCCGGGTGACGCTCGACGGCTTCTATGTGCAGGATTACCATGGCGACACGCTGTTGTACGCGGGGCGGATCGTTGTGCCCCTGCAAAGCCTGAATGTCTTTACCGGGGCCGTGACGCTCGGCCATGTGGGCCTCGAGGACGTCCGTTTCGATCTGATGCAGGACAGCACCCGGACGAGCAATCTGAGACAGATATTGCAGAGAATCAAGCGCAAGGAGAAACGGGAAAAGAAAAGAAAATTCCGGCTTCATGCCGCCGGCGTAACGATCCGGGACATGGATTTCCGGCATCGCAAGTTCGATGTGAAGCCTCGCGAGTACGGCGTCAATTTCACGGATCTGGACGTGCGCCGCTTCAGTCTGAAGGTCCGCGACGTTTCGGTCGAGGGAGACAGCGTCGCTTTGGCGATCGACTCGCTGACGCTGCGCGAACGCTGCGGTCTGCATATCCGCAACCTTTCGACGCCGGCGTTCGGCATTTCGGGAACGGGCATGCGCTTCGACGATCTGCGGCTGACCACCGACGAGTCGGACGTGCGGATGGCCTATCTCTATTTCGACTACGACACGTGGAAAGGGTATAAGGATTTCCTGAACGACGTCCGCATACGCTCCGAATTCAGCCGCTCGACGGTCAGTTTCCGTACCATCGCCTATTTCGCTCAGGGACTGCGGCGCTGGCAGACGGTGCTGCGCGATGCCTCGGGCTCCGTCGACGGGCCGGTATCCGCAATGAAAGGCCGTATCGGCCGAGCGACCGCACGCAGCACGACGCTGAGCCTTCGTTTCGGAATCGACGGATTGCCCGAGGTGGCCGAGACGCGCTTTTCGTTCGACGTTTCGTCGCTACATACCGATGCGGCCGATATCGAGTACTTCGTGCAGGACATAGCGGGACGCTCGCTGGGGAAAAGCCTGCCGCTCGTCGAGCGGATGGGGCGGATCGCCTTTTCGGGCCATTTCGACGGGCTGTTCAGCGATTTCCGAGCCGACGGCCGCTTGCGGACCGATGCGGGCGAGGCTTCGGTCGATTTCGACATCCGCCCGGTCGAGGGCGGCGCGACCGGTTTCCAAGGTCGGCTGGGTACCGCCGATTTCGGCGTCGGGCGATTGCTCGAGGCTTCCAAGCTGGGCCGGGTGTCGCTCTCGGCCGACGTGAGCGGACAATTCGGACAGAGTTTCCGGATGAATGCCCGCGCCCGGGTTCCGAAACTCGAGTTCAACGATTACGCCTATCGGGACATTGCGCTGGACGGCTGTTTCGAAAACCGGCGGTTTACCGGGAAAATCGCGTCGGACGATCCGAACATGACGTTCGATTTCGACGGCGATCTCGATTTCAACGGCGAGCAGCCCGTCTATCATTTCGACCTGAATCTGGTCAACGCCGATCTGCACGAGCTGCATTTCAACCGGCGCGACACGGTGTCGCGGGTGCGCTGCGGACTGCATGCGCAGGCATCGGGCACTTCGCTCGACAACATCAACGGGGAAGCCGAGATTTTCGACATGACCTACGTCAACCAGCTCGATACGGTCCGGACGGGTCGTATCCGTTTGCTTGCCGAGAACGGAAGCGACCGCAAGCTGATCGGGCTGTACTCGCCTTTCGCCGACGCCGAGCTGCGGGGCAAGCTCAGCTACGAGAACATGTTCTCGTATTTCAGCAACACGCTGCGTTCCTATCTGCCTTCGCTCTCGGAGCGGCCCCGGACGGCCGAGGATTCGGTTCCTTCCGTAGCCGGGGCCTCGCGTATCGACAGTTACTACCTGCTCGACGTGAACGTGAAGCGCGCGAACAACGTGGCGGGTATTTTCTCTCCGGGGCTCAGGCTCGCTCAGGGGACCAAGCTGGTCTTCCTGTTCAATCCCGAGAGCGATGTCTTCTCGCTGACGCTCGACTCGGAGCTGATCGAGAACGAGCGGTTTTTCGTATCCGACCTCAAGGCCTCCTGCCGCAATCAGGGCGATTCGATTTCGCTTTTCGTGACGGCCGCCGACCTGTTCGCCAAGGGAATGTACATGCCCGATTTTTCGGTGATCGGCGGAGCTAAGGAGAACCGGATCAACCTGGCCGCGCGGTTCAACAACTCCGACAACGGGACCTATGCCCTGCTCGGTACGACCTCCACGCTCGGCCGGGACCCGCAAAGCGGCGTTCCTCAGGTGCGCGTCCGTTTCAATCCCTCGTCTTTCACGACCAACGGGCGGACCTGGAGAATCTGGGCCCGGCAGATCGTTTTCGACTCCACGCGGATCGACGTCGACCGGTTCAGCATCTCCAGCGGACAGCAGCGGCTGTCCGTCGACGGCGTGGCCTCGCGTAGCGATCGGGATACGCTGCGCTTGCAGTTGCACCGGTTCGACCTGAAACCGTTCTCCCGCTTCGCCGAGCGTCAGGGCTACGCTTTCGAGGGCGTGACCAACGGCTCGGCCGAGCTGATATCGGCCTATGGAGGCGGAGTGCTCCGCGCCGGCATTGATTTCGACAGCGTGCGCGTCAACGGAGTTCCGTTAGTCGACAGCCGCTTCGAGAGCCGGTGGGACTTGCAGTCTCGCCGGGCGCTTTTCAGGCTGATCGACCGTGCGGCCGACAGCTCGATCGTCGAAGGATTCTATGCGCCCGCCGACAAGCGTCTGGAGGCCGACGTGCATCTGCGCAGGATCGATCTTTCGCTGCTCGATCCGGTGCTCAAAGGCGTATTGCGCGAAACGCAGGGCATGGCCGATGCTTCGCTGCGGCTTACCAATCCCGGCGGGAAGCTGACCCTCGACGGGACGATCGGCGTCGGGACGTTCCGCTCGACGGTCGATTACACGAACGTTCCCTATACGATGTCGGACGCCGTGATCGATGTCCGCCGGAACACGATGACGCTGCGACCTACCGAGCTGTACGGGCCGTCGGGCGGCCGGGCCGGATTCGACATGAGCTTCAGTTTTGCCAATCCGCGCAACCTGAGCTACGAGGTGCATGTGCGGCCCGACCGCACGCTCGTACTGAACACGACCCCTCGGCAGAACGAGTTGTTTTACGGGAGCGTCTACGCTACCGGTAGCGCGACGATCCGCGGGAACAAGAACGGCGTGAGCATGGACATCGTTGCGGCCTCGGCCGAGAATACCCGCTTTTTCCTGCCGCTGGGCAACGGCGGGTCCGATATCTCGGCAGCCGACTTCATCGTTTTTGAGGATCCGGCCAAGCGGGCTGCCGACGACAGCCTTCGGAGCGTTTCGCGCCGGAGACAGTTCCTTTCGCGCCGGATGGGCCGCGAGAGTTTTCGGTCGGATATGGACATCAAGATGGCGCTCGACATCCGGCCGAACGCCGAGATGCAGCTGACGCTCGATCAGGCCGGCGACAACGTGCTGCGCGGGCGCGGCAACGGAACGCTGAACCTGCATGTCAATCCGGTGGACAAGGAGTTTACGATCTATGGCGACTACGATATTACGGAGGGAAGCTATCGTTTCTCGCTTCAGAATTTCGCCACGCGCAACTTTCTGATTCAGGAGGGAAGCAACATTCAGTGGACGGGCGATCCGGCCGACGCGTTGGTGAACATCACCGCCGTGTACAAACTGAAGGCATCGCTGGCTCCGCTGCTCAGCGGGAGCGGAGGAGGGCAGAACCTGCGGCGCAACGTGCCCGTGGAGTGTATTATCCGGCTGTCGGACCGGCTCACGCAGCCTACGCTGACGTTCGACGTCAGCGTGCCGAACACCGATCCCGAAACCCAGTCGCTCGTGCGGAACGCGATGAACACGCAGGAGATGATGTCGACCCAGTTCCTTTGGCTGCTCGCCACGCAGAGCTTCTATGCCGACAATTCGGGTACGAGCCAGAACCTCAATATCGGCGCGATGGGCGCGACCGTGACGGGCATCGAGTTCCTGTCGACCCAACTGAGCAATCTGCTCTCGACGGATCGTTTCCGGCTGGCGCCGAAGTTCCGGCCCAAGAGCGAGGAGACGTCCGACGAGTTCGGCACGGAGTTCTACGGCGAGCTGATCAAGGACCGGCTGATCGTCGAGGGCGACGTCAGCTACGATACGGGCAACGGCATGCCGATGAACAACCGGACGGCCAACAGCCTGACCGGCGACGTGACGCTCAGTCTGTTGCTCGACGAAGCCGGCAATCTGAAAGTCAAGGCTTTCACGAGGACGATCGACCGGTTCGACGAAAATCAGGGCCTGCAGGAGAGCGGTTTGGGAATTTCTTACCGGCAAAGCTTCGACAACTTCGGCGATCTGATCCGGAACATCAAGGACCGCCGGCAGCGCCGGCGTCTGTCGCGCGAGCTGCGGCAGGCCGAGCGTAAGGCTGCGGCCGATAGTCTGAAGGTAGCGGCGGACGGGAAATAA
- the infB gene encoding translation initiation factor IF-2, which produces MPNARRLRLHQVARELKVGQTTIIEFLEKKGVKVENSPSSIIEPAVYAILDKEFGGNKNIEKVNIREKIALKHEAVSLGTRKGSDGASEEESGFKSEVFVKSGVISVKDEVAAMSTPKILGKIDLSGGRSGRSSSSEKKPESPKKPAAAPEISASSAPAADVKPVEPSQPVRQPVVVAEQPAPSPRPEKMVTAPVVVQSQTYDERVAADQSNLFRPEEGARLSGPKVLGKIDVQSFEKKKGEDGHRRREKRKRITKDKVDITQKQNQTATARPDGRPKSQGGGPYSSQGGSQHGPKSGLRDRKKGKSVKPVVKTEISDEEVQKQIKDTLARLTSKGSKFKTAKHRRDKREAVSARLSEEMERQEQEKNVLKVTEFVTVSELATMMDVSVTDVITACMNLGLMVSINQRLDAEALVVVAEEFGFKVEFVAVEIQEAIDTEEDSEEDLVPRPPVVAVMGHVDHGKTSLLDNIRNANVIAGEAGGITQHIGAYSVKLDDGRRITFLDTPGHEAFTAMRARGAKVTDVAIIIVAADDNVMPQTVEAINHATAAGVPMVFAINKIDKPGANPEKIKEELSAMNYLVEDWGGKYQSQEISAKKGINLDKLLDKVLLEAEFLDLKANPNRKAQGVVIESTLDKGRGYVATVLVQNGTLRVGDVMLSGVYTGKVKAMFNERGTRVTEAPPSTPVLVLGLNGAPQAGDTFNVMDDERSARDIASKREQLQRMQGLRTQKHITLDEIGRRIAIGNFKELNIIIKGDVDGSIEAMADSLIKLSKDEVQVNVIHKAVGPISESDVLLAAASNAVIVGFQVRPSAAARKLAEKEEIEIRLYSIIYDAINDIKDAIEGMLAPVMKEEIVCSVEVMETFKITKVGTVAGCLVREGKITRNTNIRVIRDGIVVYTGKLGSLKRFKDDVKEVTTGLECGLNIENYNDVRVGDIIEGYEQVEVKRK; this is translated from the coding sequence ATGCCAAATGCAAGAAGACTGAGACTCCATCAGGTTGCAAGAGAGTTGAAAGTAGGACAGACGACGATCATCGAGTTTCTGGAGAAGAAGGGTGTCAAAGTGGAAAACTCGCCCAGCTCGATCATCGAGCCGGCGGTCTATGCCATTCTGGACAAGGAGTTCGGAGGAAACAAGAACATCGAGAAAGTGAATATCCGCGAGAAGATCGCCCTGAAGCACGAGGCGGTTTCGCTGGGTACTCGTAAGGGATCGGACGGGGCGTCCGAAGAGGAGTCGGGCTTCAAGAGCGAGGTATTTGTCAAAAGCGGTGTTATCAGCGTCAAGGACGAAGTGGCGGCGATGAGCACGCCGAAGATTTTGGGCAAGATCGATCTGTCGGGCGGCCGCTCGGGGCGTTCGTCGTCGTCGGAGAAAAAACCTGAGTCTCCGAAAAAGCCTGCTGCCGCTCCTGAAATATCAGCGTCTTCCGCCCCGGCGGCCGATGTCAAGCCGGTCGAGCCGTCGCAGCCGGTCCGGCAGCCGGTCGTCGTTGCCGAGCAGCCGGCTCCGTCGCCTCGGCCCGAGAAGATGGTGACGGCTCCGGTCGTGGTGCAGAGCCAGACTTATGACGAGCGGGTCGCAGCCGATCAGAGCAACTTGTTCCGGCCGGAAGAGGGAGCCCGCCTGTCGGGTCCCAAGGTGCTCGGCAAGATCGACGTGCAGTCTTTCGAGAAAAAGAAAGGGGAGGACGGCCATCGCCGGCGCGAGAAGCGCAAGCGCATTACTAAGGATAAGGTCGATATAACTCAGAAGCAGAATCAGACGGCTACGGCCCGGCCCGACGGTCGTCCGAAGTCTCAGGGAGGCGGCCCGTATTCGTCGCAGGGCGGCTCCCAGCACGGTCCGAAATCCGGGCTGCGCGACAGGAAAAAGGGCAAGTCCGTGAAACCGGTCGTCAAGACGGAGATCAGCGACGAAGAGGTACAGAAGCAGATCAAGGACACGTTGGCCCGGCTGACGTCGAAAGGCTCGAAGTTCAAGACGGCCAAGCATCGCCGCGACAAGCGCGAGGCCGTGTCGGCCCGCCTGAGCGAGGAGATGGAGCGTCAGGAACAGGAGAAGAACGTGTTGAAAGTGACCGAATTCGTTACGGTCAGCGAGCTGGCGACGATGATGGACGTGTCGGTGACCGACGTCATAACGGCCTGCATGAATCTCGGACTGATGGTGTCGATCAACCAGCGGCTCGACGCCGAGGCTTTGGTCGTCGTGGCCGAGGAGTTCGGGTTCAAGGTCGAGTTCGTGGCCGTCGAGATACAGGAGGCGATCGACACCGAGGAGGACAGCGAGGAGGACCTCGTGCCGCGTCCTCCGGTGGTGGCCGTGATGGGACACGTCGACCACGGCAAGACCTCGCTGCTCGACAATATACGCAACGCCAACGTGATCGCCGGGGAGGCCGGCGGAATCACGCAGCATATCGGCGCTTACAGCGTGAAGCTCGACGACGGGCGGCGTATCACGTTCCTCGATACGCCGGGCCACGAGGCTTTCACGGCCATGCGTGCTCGCGGAGCGAAAGTGACCGACGTGGCGATCATCATCGTTGCGGCCGATGACAATGTGATGCCGCAGACCGTCGAGGCGATCAACCATGCCACCGCCGCCGGCGTGCCGATGGTATTCGCGATCAACAAGATCGACAAGCCGGGGGCCAATCCCGAAAAAATCAAGGAGGAGCTTTCCGCAATGAACTATCTGGTCGAGGACTGGGGCGGCAAGTACCAGTCGCAGGAGATTTCGGCCAAGAAGGGTATCAATCTCGACAAGCTGCTCGACAAGGTGCTGCTCGAGGCCGAATTCCTCGACCTGAAGGCCAACCCGAACCGCAAGGCGCAGGGCGTCGTCATCGAGTCGACGCTCGACAAGGGGCGCGGCTACGTGGCTACGGTGCTCGTGCAGAACGGAACGCTGCGCGTCGGCGACGTGATGCTTTCGGGCGTCTACACGGGCAAGGTCAAAGCGATGTTCAACGAGCGGGGTACGCGCGTGACGGAGGCTCCGCCTTCGACGCCCGTGCTGGTGCTGGGGCTGAACGGCGCGCCGCAGGCCGGCGATACGTTCAATGTCATGGACGACGAGCGTTCGGCCCGCGACATTGCGAGCAAGCGCGAGCAGCTGCAGCGCATGCAAGGATTGCGTACGCAGAAGCATATTACGCTTGATGAAATCGGCCGGCGTATCGCGATCGGCAACTTCAAGGAGCTGAATATCATTATCAAGGGCGACGTAGACGGCTCGATCGAGGCGATGGCCGACTCGTTGATCAAACTGTCGAAGGACGAGGTTCAGGTCAACGTGATTCACAAAGCGGTCGGCCCGATCTCCGAATCGGACGTGTTGCTGGCCGCTGCCAGCAATGCGGTGATCGTCGGATTCCAGGTCCGTCCGTCGGCAGCCGCCCGCAAGCTGGCCGAGAAGGAGGAGATCGAGATTCGCCTCTATTCGATCATTTACGATGCGATCAACGACATCAAGGACGCTATCGAGGGCATGCTCGCGCCGGTGATGAAAGAGGAGATCGTCTGCTCGGTCGAGGTCATGGAGACGTTCAAGATCACGAAGGTCGGCACGGTGGCCGGCTGTCTGGTCCGCGAAGGCAAGATCACGCGCAATACGAATATCCGCGTGATCCGCGACGGCATCGTCGTCTATACGGGCAAGCTCGGGTCGCTCAAGCGTTTCAAGGACGACGTGAAGGAGGTGACGACCGGTCTGGAATGCGGTCTGAACATCGAGAACTACAACGATGTCCGCGTGGGCGACATTATCGAGGGCTACGAGCAGGTCGAGGTGAAACGCAAGTAG